A single genomic interval of Papaver somniferum cultivar HN1 unplaced genomic scaffold, ASM357369v1 unplaced-scaffold_7, whole genome shotgun sequence harbors:
- the LOC113343925 gene encoding uncharacterized protein LOC113343925 produces the protein MQDPHRKSINKRRPWYQRAMEVANIWKPIPTPSKPMTEVAATISNNNLWKPISSLSSTTTTSKSEFHDNNSANRPKLRKSSSLRVAASFTRVCLCAPISSYNEVSLFRQVDIIPPRRSNSYPRAAKSNLEVVPQVKFPNHHMSRSSSVNSNRLPPSNNSVHEVRKVFRGKSLTDDVLMRRFVVEESMMHSKKRNQMEVIRRRSCLRRKKLGPSPLSKMVIAEDHHDDEEEAF, from the exons ATGCAAGACCCACACAGAAAAtccatcaataaaag GAGACCCTGGTACCAAAGAGCAATGGAAGTGGCAAATATATGGAAACCCATACCAACACCATCAAAGCCAATGACAGAGGTTGCAGCAACAATATCAAACAACAACTTAtggaaacccatatcttctttatcatcaacaacaacaacatcaaaatcaGAATTTCACGACAATAATTCAGCAAACAGACCAAAATTAAGAAAATCTTCATCTCTACGTGTGGCTGCTTCATTTACCAGGGTATGTCTTTGTGCGCCAATTTCTTCATACAATGAGGTTTCATTATTTAGGCAAGTAGATATTATTCCACCAAGGAGGAGTAATAGTTATCCAAGGGCAGCCAAGAGTAATTTGGAAGTGGTGCCCCAAGTAAAATTTCCTAATCATCATATGAGCAGAAGCAGTAGTGTCAATAGTAATAGGCTACCCCCTAGTAATAATAGTGTTCATGAAGTCAGAAAGGTGTTCAGGGGGAAATCATTAACTGATGATGTTTTGATGCGAAGATTTGTTGTTGAAGAATCAATGATGCATTCGAAGAAAAGAAATCAAATGGAAGTTATTAGGAGaagaagttgtttgagaagaaagAAACTTGGGCCTAGTCCCCTTAGTAAAATGGTGATTGCTGAAGATCACCATGACGATGAGGAGGAAGCATTTTGA
- the LOC113343846 gene encoding uncharacterized protein LOC113343846 — protein sequence MNKLTQEETQAVSNGNTPSSSRRSPRLAVLFKKQIAGKSKGSKKKLFVDISDNEEEVFEQTQQTQSTVNNEIPIPYVYIPQFCEEAQPTQASVAENMLEQEAYFQGATQASVDNEEKKFNHDFWVEATTQASVVEDIYKLSLEYQKSDEFVVQLPNIEEGECHPDEDINNVPGYEQKFKDDMEYKKFLKKVENGCLSDKGSDSESESDNDVDSVDGDPEFGEVEVENDKQEDHYGDLLDSESEKEPTDEDEHVGVGQTSVEPECSGVTHDNSEFEKEYADHFKEEDV from the exons ATGAACAAATTAACTCAAGAAGAAACTCAAGCAGTATCAAATGGAAATACACCTAGTAGTTCAAGAAGAAGTCCTAGGTTAGCAGTATTGTTTAAGAAACAAATTGCAGGAAAAAGTAAGGGCAGTAAGAAGAAGTTGTTTGTTGACATAtcagataatgaagaagaagtgtTTGAACAAACTCAACAAACACAATCAACTGTAAATAATGAAATACCTATTCCATATGTATATATTCCTCAGTTCTGTGAAGAAGCTCAACCAACTCAGGCTAGTGTGGCTGAAAACATGCTTGAACAAGAAGCATATTTTCAAGGTGCAACACAAGCAAGTGTGGATAATGAAGAAAAAAAGTTTAATCATGATTTCTGGGTTGAAGCTACAACccaagcaagtgttgttgaagataTTTACAAGTTGAGTCTAGAATATCAGAAGAGTGATGAGTTTGTAGTTCAACTTCCAAATATTGAAGAAGGTGAGTGCCATCCTGATGAGGATATTAACAATGTCCCTGGATATGAACAAAAGTTTAAAGATGACATGGAGTACAAGAAGTTTTTGAAGAAGGTTGAGAATGGGTGTTTATCGGACAAGGGAAGTGACAGTGAGAGTGAAAGTGATAATGATGTTGATAGTGTTGATGGGGATCCAGAATTTGGTGAAGTTGAGGTGGAGAATGACAAACAAG AGGACCATTATGGGGACTTACTGGATTCTGAATCTGAAAAGGAACCTACTG ATGAAGATGAACATGTTGGGGTGGGGCAGACTTCAGTTGAGCCCGAGTGCAGTGGGGTTACTCATGATAATTCAGAGTTTGAGAAGGAATATGCAGATCACTTCAAGGAAGAAGATGTTTAG